A single region of the Acetivibrio cellulolyticus CD2 genome encodes:
- a CDS encoding DUF4234 domain-containing protein yields the protein MTQRNVGVGILLSIVTCGIYSLYWMYKVTQEITEYNHENANPGMELVLSLVTCGIYSIYWNYKMGKRILQARLNSGSSASDDSILYLILSIFGLGIVSLAIMQNNMNNLDMSKM from the coding sequence ATGACTCAAAGAAATGTTGGGGTGGGTATTCTTTTGTCTATTGTTACCTGTGGCATCTATTCGCTTTATTGGATGTACAAAGTAACACAGGAAATAACCGAATATAACCATGAAAATGCTAACCCAGGGATGGAGCTTGTTCTTTCATTAGTTACATGCGGTATTTACTCCATTTACTGGAATTACAAAATGGGTAAAAGAATTTTACAGGCTCGCCTAAACTCAGGTTCTTCTGCTTCCGATGACTCAATACTGTATTTAATTCTTTCAATCTTTGGATTAGGTATTGTTTCTTTGGCTATTATGCAAAATAATATGAATAATCTGGATATGTCTAAAATGTAA
- a CDS encoding M56 family metallopeptidase, whose protein sequence is MEFNLQNLLINIVNMSLTGTYVILFVLLIRFPLKRLPKIFSYSLWSVVIFRLVCPYSFSSAFSLLGSFSFSSNKTNHIPINIGLTEQTTIGGSINGVNNIMNNSLPAATPYASANPMQIILSIASVIWIIGLLLMVIYSITSYIVLKKKIYSAILVYDNVFECENIKSPFVLGILKPKIYLPIGLNENEKTYILKHEQTHIKRLDHLVKPFAFLVLCIHWFNPFVWVSFILMSRDMEMSCDEKVIKELGNKIKREYSTSLLTMAVNRRFVSGSPLAFGESNVKSRIKNVLNYKKPSFWVAIAVAILIIVIGIGLISNPQIKKPESVLKSESYLNNRTEYIGDASKETSFSVEESLKVILSSPLSSSNPADYISAHKKEYANIIKYGGTDALDYMLQEFKNGKAKNDLRGQIMMRLCKELLGPKNNVTDESLPPIEWYSKLDIKEQTILPDFSYQGNDPILKLVYKTEIEKNQNMKYNGGFLIVAPHVHGSYEEGNELKVFVTTYASAYNLYGKLVTEGSGGIVPSAITYLKHSDGSYSLKKYEQAQDGSYFAPSIKKFCTMPVSGKKIKGLADSILQHYSNYGDILKLNTENLKAHLVSKKQIGVSQKTNWGNIVPLT, encoded by the coding sequence ATGGAATTTAACTTGCAAAACCTTCTTATTAATATTGTTAATATGAGTTTAACAGGAACCTATGTGATTCTATTTGTGCTATTAATCAGATTTCCTTTAAAGAGGTTGCCGAAGATTTTTTCCTATAGTCTATGGAGCGTTGTGATTTTTAGGCTTGTTTGCCCATATTCATTTTCATCAGCATTTAGTCTTTTAGGATCCTTTTCATTTTCAAGTAATAAAACTAACCATATTCCAATAAACATAGGACTAACGGAACAGACCACTATTGGTGGTAGCATTAACGGAGTAAACAACATAATGAACAATTCGTTACCTGCTGCAACACCTTATGCCAGTGCTAATCCAATGCAAATTATTTTGTCCATTGCTTCCGTGATATGGATTATTGGCCTGCTACTTATGGTTATTTACAGTATTACATCCTATATAGTTCTTAAGAAGAAAATATATTCTGCCATTTTGGTATATGATAATGTCTTTGAGTGCGAAAACATAAAATCACCTTTTGTTTTAGGAATTTTAAAGCCAAAAATATACCTACCCATAGGTCTTAACGAGAATGAGAAAACGTATATTTTAAAGCATGAGCAGACACATATAAAAAGATTAGACCATCTTGTTAAGCCGTTTGCCTTTTTGGTGCTATGCATTCACTGGTTTAACCCATTTGTATGGGTGAGCTTTATTTTAATGAGCCGTGATATGGAAATGTCCTGTGATGAAAAGGTAATTAAAGAGCTTGGAAATAAGATTAAGCGCGAATATAGTACATCTCTTCTTACAATGGCTGTAAACAGAAGATTTGTATCTGGAAGTCCTCTTGCCTTTGGTGAAAGTAATGTAAAAAGTAGAATAAAAAATGTATTAAACTACAAAAAGCCTTCATTTTGGGTTGCGATAGCAGTTGCTATTCTTATTATCGTGATTGGAATAGGTCTCATATCCAATCCTCAAATTAAAAAACCAGAGTCAGTTTTAAAATCGGAATCCTATTTGAATAATAGGACAGAGTATATAGGAGATGCCTCAAAGGAGACATCGTTTTCTGTTGAGGAGAGCTTGAAGGTTATTTTGTCCTCACCACTAAGCTCATCAAATCCTGCTGATTACATTTCGGCTCATAAAAAAGAATATGCAAACATTATAAAATATGGAGGAACGGATGCACTAGACTATATGCTGCAAGAATTCAAAAATGGTAAAGCAAAAAATGACTTGCGTGGGCAGATTATGATGCGGTTGTGTAAGGAGCTTCTGGGTCCAAAGAATAATGTTACAGATGAAAGTTTACCGCCAATAGAATGGTATTCGAAGCTGGATATCAAGGAGCAAACTATTTTGCCTGATTTTAGTTATCAAGGTAATGATCCTATTTTAAAATTAGTTTATAAAACTGAAATAGAGAAGAACCAGAACATGAAATATAACGGAGGCTTTCTAATTGTGGCACCTCATGTTCACGGCAGCTATGAAGAAGGAAATGAGCTGAAAGTATTTGTTACTACCTATGCTTCTGCCTACAATCTTTATGGTAAATTGGTTACCGAAGGCTCAGGTGGAATTGTTCCCTCAGCAATTACCTATTTAAAACACTCCGATGGAAGCTATTCATTGAAAAAATATGAGCAGGCGCAAGATGGATCTTATTTCGCCCCATCAATAAAGAAATTCTGTACTATGCCTGTATCAGGTAAAAAAATTAAAGGATTAGCAGATAGTATTTTACAACATTATAGTAATTATGGTGACATCTTAAAGCTTAATACAGAAAATCTGAAAGCTCATTTAGTATCGAAAAAGCAAATAGGTGTATCTCAAAAAACAAATTGGGGAAATATTGTTCCCCTAACATAA
- a CDS encoding response regulator transcription factor — protein MTNDIQLYQSLLRSWEVCSEKGISRDLKKPLLKLSADELKTAVKKSDFTNKFNDFMYRYLDTIKNVKGEYCFLLFNSEGYLIAQKKRPGSTLCWSEYNEFLEPGVSFYEESIGTNSVSLAKLLKRPVHIYPAFHYSNKLKNWYEYCIPISHKNKTYCYISVISLCNPIMNALVGLVELLSINIYNESPQINYSGFEDPNLSHKLTEKQNMILGMIAQGFSDEHISQELNLSLATVKYHNQLIFKKLNANSRVDAVVKALMLNELTFYDLYSQHAQ, from the coding sequence ATGACAAATGACATACAATTATATCAAAGCTTATTAAGATCATGGGAAGTGTGCAGTGAGAAAGGTATTTCCAGAGATTTAAAAAAACCATTGTTAAAGCTTTCTGCTGATGAGCTCAAAACAGCTGTTAAAAAAAGTGACTTTACAAATAAGTTTAATGATTTTATGTATAGATATTTAGATACAATAAAGAATGTTAAGGGTGAATACTGTTTTCTACTGTTTAATTCGGAAGGCTATCTGATAGCTCAAAAGAAAAGGCCCGGTTCAACTTTATGCTGGTCCGAATATAATGAATTCCTCGAACCTGGAGTTTCATTTTATGAAGAAAGTATTGGAACAAACTCTGTTTCATTGGCAAAATTGCTCAAAAGACCTGTTCACATATACCCTGCTTTCCATTACAGCAACAAATTAAAAAACTGGTATGAGTATTGTATTCCAATTTCACATAAAAACAAAACCTATTGTTATATATCAGTTATAAGCCTGTGCAATCCTATAATGAATGCTCTGGTTGGTCTTGTTGAATTGCTGTCAATTAATATTTATAACGAAAGTCCGCAAATTAACTATTCCGGCTTTGAAGATCCAAATCTGTCCCATAAGCTTACAGAAAAGCAAAATATGATTTTAGGCATGATAGCACAGGGATTTTCAGATGAACATATATCACAGGAATTAAACTTGTCCTTAGCTACAGTAAAATATCACAATCAGCTCATATTTAAAAAGCTAAACGCCAACAGCAGAGTTGATGCAGTAGTTAAAGCATTAATGTTAAATGAGCTGACGTTTTACGATTTGTATAGCCAACACGCACAATAA
- a CDS encoding DUF2752 domain-containing protein, whose protein sequence is MKKGFALLLIIGSISLLYSLIFKRSICLFLNLTGIPCPSCGMTRAYVSLFRGNLSQAFSYHPLFLMPFVIIFIMHEKIRSNKKLYNGLIISLLVVIFGVYVARFAVLFPTKEPFVFFPGAILPRFFRLIKSIF, encoded by the coding sequence GTGAAAAAAGGTTTTGCACTGCTTTTAATTATAGGAAGTATTAGTCTTTTATATAGTTTAATATTTAAACGAAGTATTTGTTTATTTCTAAATCTAACTGGAATACCTTGTCCTTCATGCGGAATGACAAGAGCTTATGTTTCATTATTTAGGGGAAACTTATCACAGGCGTTTAGCTACCATCCTTTATTTCTTATGCCTTTTGTAATTATTTTTATTATGCATGAGAAAATTCGGTCTAATAAAAAACTATATAATGGATTGATTATTTCTCTTTTAGTAGTTATTTTTGGGGTCTATGTAGCAAGATTTGCAGTTTTGTTTCCCACAAAAGAACCTTTTGTATTTTTTCCAGGCGCAATATTACCAAGGTTTTTTAGACTCATAAAATCTATATTTTAA
- a CDS encoding glycosyl hydrolase, whose translation MFRKKLVKLQALALSVAMLGTLFQVSLVSAETAEDVIYQNDFEADETAVLIGGNKALEFTAEGDITNSWVSVFQQDLYTEYTNKINSGATLSFDLYLPAESTYAGTLKAQAVTKMGSAWTWTQSATIPEIGINKFADSGDGYLKASVSIPFGSEIEEIQGLKSVVPCLAASNCDYTGKIYLDNVKLVNSVVPVVEEVIYQNDFEKDATAVAIGETKALEYTVAGDVTNSWVNVFQQDLFTEYTGKIYEGAKLSFDLYLPAESTYTGALKAVAVTKMGSAWTWTQSATIPELGINKFEDTGDGYLKASVSIPFGSEIEEIQGLKSVVPCLAASNCDYTGKVYLDNVKLVNGISNEEPPLPEVTPIVFDFAKAEDITGWANGGSYAYNGGLTIGHDAAVGEGSMMLGVDYSADSAASWSEAKVMYSFAEQAQLEGYNQFSFDFIYDPAKMTMGSFKVKLFAGTIDKNANITDVEDYGNGLKKATVVINFSSSANSIINFTLGIVGSNIDYKGIIYIDNVTFSQAVIEDNYVLATKTVEEQIPVSVTSDSVTANGMTQEIPNSVKLTDDKAIKSAAQLYAYLEAVGKTDSVLFGHQNDITCKAGNVALSKSDVEDVTGSTAAVMGIDALALTGNELSVAQWNATLEERVAACAKVTKEAADKGAVITFSAHMPNFDVIDKRVKLGIGLDNPTYGNNSEKVGILADGSYNFSGYTPNNCTGDVVARIMPRQDLNKYFTAYLDMIADYAKVLEKDNISVLFRPFHECTGGWFWWGKGNCDAEAYINLYRYTVSYLRDVKGVHNFIYVYGPSSEAASTAEYGIRYPGDDYVDMVGFDMYHQTPAEGDSFISNFTTELSIVQKFAEEHNKLFAVTETGMASGSTPVLIKGNPRKDWYNEILDAVVGSKASYFLVWANFDTTNFYTPYVVSNAGEPMKGHEMLDYFIDFYNKPNSVFAKQIGDYTAIDVSIQTNTNTSGYIMAPTSGSRVLEPMTLEANVSNAKDSSVVKFIAKNKTGAVAKEITAAKNESGIYTASLTKEILNAVGETLGTISLSVDGKVVNTINAKFNMPEPVIDPLVVDTFEYYYGDNELLNSNWTMGNGTGCTLVPSLTSKSYESKYGLEFKYSLASNGYIGIVKNMNGADWSSKNAVQLWTIPDGKKQKVVIQVTSGSNVFEVYLNQYADYYGSTEPVLVTIPFSSFVGRDDKTAVFDPANIESFGLWSNTIVPEGEDASTYKLDSALYYDDIKVVTSDVTTVTFKKISTGDEIILGDVNGDTHVNSIDFALLRWHLLGFEYLEGDALKAADVNKDGNANSIDFALVRKYILTGKF comes from the coding sequence ATGTTCAGAAAAAAGCTTGTAAAACTTCAGGCGCTAGCCCTGTCAGTAGCAATGCTGGGAACATTGTTTCAAGTCAGTTTGGTATCTGCAGAAACTGCAGAAGATGTAATTTATCAAAATGATTTTGAAGCAGATGAAACTGCAGTACTTATTGGTGGAAACAAGGCATTGGAATTTACAGCAGAGGGCGACATAACTAACAGTTGGGTCAGTGTATTTCAACAGGATTTATACACTGAATATACAAACAAAATAAACTCAGGAGCAACATTGAGCTTTGATTTGTATCTGCCTGCTGAAAGTACATACGCTGGTACATTAAAAGCTCAGGCAGTTACAAAAATGGGAAGTGCCTGGACATGGACACAGTCGGCAACAATCCCGGAAATTGGTATTAATAAGTTCGCGGATTCGGGAGATGGATATTTAAAAGCAAGTGTATCCATTCCATTTGGAAGCGAAATTGAAGAAATTCAAGGACTTAAATCAGTTGTACCATGCTTGGCAGCAAGTAATTGCGATTATACCGGCAAAATTTATCTTGATAATGTTAAACTTGTAAATAGTGTAGTACCGGTAGTAGAAGAGGTAATTTACCAGAATGATTTTGAAAAAGATGCAACAGCAGTAGCAATTGGAGAAACAAAAGCATTGGAATATACAGTTGCCGGAGATGTAACTAACAGTTGGGTGAATGTATTCCAACAAGATTTATTTACTGAGTATACAGGCAAAATATATGAAGGCGCAAAATTAAGCTTTGATTTGTATTTGCCTGCTGAAAGTACATACACAGGTGCATTAAAAGCTGTGGCAGTTACAAAAATGGGAAGTGCCTGGACATGGACACAGTCAGCAACAATTCCGGAACTTGGTATTAATAAGTTCGAAGATACAGGAGACGGATATTTAAAAGCAAGTGTATCCATTCCATTCGGAAGTGAAATTGAAGAAATTCAAGGACTAAAATCAGTTGTGCCATGTTTGGCAGCAAGTAACTGTGATTATACAGGTAAAGTATATCTTGATAATGTTAAACTTGTAAATGGCATATCAAACGAAGAGCCTCCTTTACCTGAAGTAACTCCTATTGTATTTGACTTTGCAAAAGCAGAAGATATTACCGGTTGGGCAAATGGCGGCAGTTACGCTTATAACGGCGGTTTGACAATTGGACATGATGCTGCAGTTGGTGAAGGTTCAATGATGTTGGGTGTTGATTATTCAGCAGATTCTGCTGCATCATGGAGCGAAGCAAAGGTTATGTATTCATTTGCAGAGCAAGCACAGTTGGAAGGATATAATCAGTTCTCATTTGATTTCATTTATGATCCTGCAAAAATGACAATGGGTTCTTTTAAGGTTAAGTTGTTTGCTGGAACAATAGACAAAAACGCTAATATCACTGATGTAGAAGATTACGGAAATGGATTAAAAAAGGCAACAGTAGTGATTAACTTTTCAAGTTCAGCCAATTCTATTATTAATTTTACACTTGGTATAGTAGGAAGTAATATAGATTATAAAGGAATTATCTATATAGATAATGTTACATTTAGTCAGGCAGTAATAGAAGATAATTATGTGTTAGCTACAAAGACTGTTGAAGAGCAAATCCCTGTCAGCGTAACTTCTGATTCTGTTACAGCTAATGGCATGACACAAGAAATACCAAATAGTGTAAAACTGACTGATGATAAAGCTATTAAATCTGCTGCACAGCTTTATGCATATCTTGAAGCAGTAGGAAAAACAGATAGTGTGTTGTTTGGACATCAAAATGATATTACTTGTAAGGCTGGAAATGTTGCATTGTCCAAATCGGATGTTGAAGATGTAACAGGTTCTACTGCAGCAGTTATGGGTATTGACGCACTTGCACTTACAGGTAACGAGCTTTCAGTAGCACAGTGGAATGCAACCTTGGAAGAACGTGTTGCTGCATGTGCTAAAGTCACAAAGGAAGCTGCCGACAAAGGTGCTGTTATTACTTTTTCAGCACATATGCCAAACTTTGATGTAATTGATAAGAGAGTTAAGCTGGGCATAGGTTTAGATAATCCTACATACGGCAACAATTCAGAAAAAGTAGGTATATTAGCAGACGGTTCATACAATTTCTCCGGATATACTCCAAATAATTGTACAGGTGATGTTGTTGCTAGGATTATGCCACGGCAGGATTTAAACAAATATTTTACTGCTTATCTGGACATGATTGCTGATTATGCTAAGGTTTTGGAGAAGGATAACATCAGTGTATTATTCAGACCTTTCCATGAATGTACAGGTGGTTGGTTCTGGTGGGGTAAAGGTAATTGCGATGCAGAAGCATATATAAACCTATATAGATACACAGTATCATACCTCCGCGATGTAAAAGGGGTTCACAACTTTATTTATGTATATGGACCAAGCAGTGAAGCAGCAAGTACTGCTGAATATGGTATCCGCTATCCTGGTGATGATTATGTAGATATGGTTGGATTTGACATGTATCATCAAACACCTGCAGAAGGAGATAGCTTCATCAGCAATTTCACTACTGAGTTGAGCATTGTACAAAAGTTCGCTGAAGAGCATAACAAGCTGTTTGCTGTGACAGAAACAGGTATGGCTAGTGGCAGTACTCCGGTTTTGATTAAAGGAAATCCAAGAAAAGACTGGTACAATGAAATACTCGATGCTGTTGTAGGTTCAAAGGCTTCATATTTCTTGGTATGGGCAAACTTTGATACTACCAATTTCTATACACCTTATGTAGTAAGTAATGCAGGTGAGCCTATGAAAGGTCATGAAATGCTGGATTATTTTATTGACTTCTATAATAAGCCAAATTCAGTATTTGCTAAGCAGATAGGTGATTATACTGCAATAGATGTATCTATCCAAACAAACACTAATACTTCAGGCTATATTATGGCACCGACATCAGGCAGCCGTGTACTTGAACCAATGACACTAGAAGCAAATGTTTCAAATGCAAAGGATAGCTCAGTTGTTAAGTTTATTGCAAAAAACAAGACAGGTGCAGTAGCAAAAGAAATAACAGCTGCAAAAAATGAAAGTGGAATTTATACAGCAAGCTTAACTAAAGAAATACTTAATGCTGTTGGCGAAACATTAGGAACTATTTCACTTTCAGTTGACGGGAAGGTTGTTAATACAATTAATGCTAAATTTAATATGCCGGAACCTGTAATTGACCCATTAGTAGTAGATACTTTTGAATATTATTATGGAGATAATGAGCTCCTTAATTCAAATTGGACTATGGGAAATGGTACAGGTTGTACGCTTGTTCCTTCGTTAACAAGCAAGAGCTATGAAAGCAAATACGGCTTGGAATTCAAATATTCACTAGCTTCCAACGGCTATATAGGTATAGTGAAGAATATGAATGGTGCGGATTGGTCCAGCAAAAATGCCGTGCAATTATGGACAATTCCTGATGGTAAAAAACAAAAAGTTGTTATTCAGGTTACATCCGGCAGTAACGTATTTGAGGTATATCTCAATCAGTATGCGGATTATTATGGTTCAACAGAGCCTGTTTTAGTAACCATTCCATTCTCAAGCTTTGTTGGAAGAGATGATAAGACAGCAGTGTTCGATCCAGCTAATATTGAGAGCTTTGGCTTGTGGAGCAATACAATAGTTCCAGAAGGTGAAGATGCTTCAACATATAAATTGGATTCTGCTCTTTATTATGATGACATCAAAGTGGTAACTTCGGATGTAACAACTGTTACGTTTAAGAAAATATCAACTGGTGACGAAATAATTTTAGGTGATGTTAATGGAGACACTCATGTAAATTCAATTGACTTTGCACTGTTAAGGTGGCATTTATTAGGGTTTGAATATTTGGAGGGAGATGCCCTGAAGGCTGCTGACGTTAACAAAGATGGTAATGCAAATTCCATTGACTTTGCATTAGTAAGAAAATATATTCTTACAGGCAAGTTTTAA
- a CDS encoding NAD(P)H-dependent oxidoreductase yields MNIVVLSGSPKGKYSITLQTVLYIQKRFPEDCFEIIYVGQQIKQFERDMKLTIEKMLAADLILFCYPVYTFIVPYQLHRFIELIKEYQVDLSGKFAAQISTSKHFYDMTAHKFIEQNCSDLNMKYIHGLSAEMDDLLSEQGQKDALKFWDYVHFCFKSNLYELPKKLPEPEKKLYQPVLPVVKKSDQYNTVIVTNCEDNDQNLLNMISDFQNVYAYSTQVINISKFAFSGGCLGCFNCAASGKCSYRDEFDVFLREEIQKKNAIVYAFTIKDHSMGASFKQYDDRQFCNGHRTVTMGMPMGYIVSGAYSSEHNLNVIIEGRCEVGHNFLCGVATDEGDTPRALVMLADKLTYALQNRLVLPRNFLGVGGMKIFRDIIYLMRGLMKEDHRFYKKHGIYDFVHKKIGTILKMKIVGMLLSKQSIWNKLNFRLNEVMLQPYQKAINKD; encoded by the coding sequence GTGAATATTGTAGTTTTGAGTGGAAGTCCCAAGGGAAAATACAGCATTACGCTTCAAACCGTGCTTTATATCCAAAAGCGTTTTCCTGAGGATTGCTTTGAAATTATATATGTTGGACAGCAGATTAAACAATTTGAAAGAGATATGAAATTGACTATTGAGAAGATGCTGGCAGCTGATCTCATATTATTCTGTTATCCGGTTTATACTTTTATTGTGCCATATCAGCTCCATAGGTTTATAGAGTTGATAAAAGAATACCAAGTGGATTTGAGCGGAAAATTCGCTGCGCAGATCAGCACTTCAAAACATTTTTATGATATGACAGCTCATAAGTTTATTGAACAAAACTGTTCAGATCTTAACATGAAATACATCCATGGTCTTTCGGCTGAAATGGACGATTTGTTGTCTGAACAGGGGCAAAAGGATGCGCTGAAGTTTTGGGATTATGTACATTTCTGCTTCAAATCGAATTTGTATGAACTTCCAAAAAAGTTGCCAGAACCTGAAAAAAAGCTTTATCAGCCGGTTTTACCTGTAGTAAAAAAATCAGATCAATATAATACGGTTATTGTTACGAATTGTGAAGACAATGACCAAAACCTTTTAAATATGATTTCTGACTTTCAGAATGTTTATGCCTACAGTACACAAGTTATCAATATCAGCAAGTTTGCATTTTCGGGTGGATGCCTGGGATGTTTTAATTGTGCTGCTTCCGGAAAGTGCTCATATAGAGATGAATTTGATGTTTTCCTAAGGGAAGAGATTCAGAAGAAGAATGCAATTGTTTATGCTTTTACTATCAAAGATCATAGTATGGGTGCATCTTTCAAGCAGTATGATGACCGTCAATTTTGTAATGGACACCGTACTGTAACAATGGGAATGCCAATGGGATATATCGTCAGCGGAGCGTATAGCAGCGAACACAACCTTAATGTCATTATAGAAGGGCGCTGTGAGGTAGGGCATAATTTCCTATGTGGTGTAGCCACTGATGAAGGGGATACGCCAAGGGCGCTTGTGATGCTGGCTGACAAACTTACCTATGCTCTGCAAAATAGACTGGTATTGCCTCGGAATTTTCTGGGGGTAGGTGGTATGAAAATTTTCAGAGATATTATTTATCTTATGAGGGGACTGATGAAGGAGGATCATCGATTCTATAAAAAACATGGAATCTATGACTTTGTGCATAAGAAAATTGGTACTATTCTTAAAATGAAAATTGTCGGGATGTTGCTATCTAAGCAATCTATTTGGAATAAACTTAACTTCAGGCTAAATGAGGTTATGCTACAACCTTATCAGAAGGCTATAAATAAGGATTAA
- a CDS encoding BlaI/MecI/CopY family transcriptional regulator — MDKLKICESEYRFASIVWDNEPIASGELVKLCLEQLGWKKSTTYTVLKKLCERGVLKNENSIVHSLVKREQVQKYESEQFINRAFSGSLPQFLTAFMGNRKISEQEAEDLKKLIDSYKED; from the coding sequence ATGGATAAACTGAAAATTTGCGAAAGTGAATATCGTTTTGCTTCTATAGTTTGGGATAATGAACCTATTGCATCTGGAGAGCTTGTTAAACTGTGTCTCGAACAGCTTGGGTGGAAAAAATCTACTACATATACAGTGTTAAAAAAACTATGTGAACGTGGTGTTCTAAAAAATGAAAATTCAATAGTACACTCTCTTGTTAAAAGGGAACAGGTTCAAAAGTATGAGAGTGAACAGTTTATCAACAGAGCTTTTTCCGGTTCGCTTCCACAATTTTTAACGGCATTTATGGGAAATAGAAAAATTAGCGAGCAAGAGGCAGAGGACCTAAAAAAACTAATAGACAGCTATAAGGAGGATTGA
- the loaP gene encoding antiterminator LoaP: MSWYALHVKTGAENDVENFLHYNFESNECHSIVPKRKLTEVRKGKCYEVIKIFFPGYVLINLDMSTDIYYIIRKIPNVYTVLKQDGEYYSRISDEEINPLLKLLKDSDLIDYSKIFIENSKVSVNSGPLLGLEGLIRKVDKRRGRAKVALNFMGSEKTVDLGVEILSSLEKSDYLS; this comes from the coding sequence ATGAGTTGGTATGCACTTCATGTAAAAACCGGAGCTGAAAACGACGTTGAGAATTTTCTCCATTACAACTTTGAAAGTAATGAATGTCATTCTATTGTGCCAAAAAGAAAACTCACTGAAGTAAGAAAAGGTAAGTGCTATGAAGTGATTAAAATATTTTTCCCAGGCTATGTACTTATAAATTTGGATATGAGCACAGATATATACTATATAATCAGGAAAATTCCCAATGTTTATACTGTTTTAAAGCAAGATGGTGAATACTACTCCAGAATTTCCGATGAAGAGATAAATCCTCTTTTAAAACTTTTAAAAGATAGTGACCTTATCGATTACTCAAAAATATTCATCGAGAATTCTAAAGTATCGGTAAACTCGGGCCCACTTTTAGGGTTGGAAGGGCTAATAAGAAAAGTAGACAAAAGAAGGGGAAGAGCTAAAGTTGCTCTAAACTTTATGGGTTCTGAAAAAACTGTTGATCTAGGTGTTGAAATACTAAGCTCCTTGGAAAAGTCAGATTATTTATCCTGA